The DNA window TCAATCCTCAGCGTAAGGTGGATGCCGGCGCTATGGAGGTGCACGGTATCAGTGATCAATTTCTTGAGGACAAACCACTATTTGAAACTGTCGCCCGAGAGTTCCTTGAGTTTGTCGACGGCGCCGACCTTATTATTCACAACGCTCCCTTTGACGTCGGTTTTATCAACCATGAAATCGCCAAACTCAAAGGTGCCTATCAGGTAATCGAAAGCGGCTGTCGCATTATTGATACGCTGGCTCTGGCGCGACAAAAGCACCCGGGGCAGAAAAACAATCTCGACGCCCTGTGTAAACGCTATGGCGTCGATAACTCCCAGCGCGATCTTCACGGCGCACTCCTGGATGCCGAGATTCTCGCCGACGTCTATCTGTTGATGACAGGCGGACAGGTGAATCTCAATATCAGCGGTCAACAGTCCTCTGATGGTGGCCAAGACAGTAGTCGCGGCGGTATCCGTCGCTTAGCGCAAGACCGCCAACCCCTGCGCGTTGTAACAGCCAGTCAGGAAGAGATAGAACTCCACCAGCAGAAGCTCGAAGCGATCAACAAAAGCAGCGGCACCTGTGTCTGGATGAATGGCGGCGATTGATACCTATTCATGACAAACCAGCCAGCACCTGATCTACCCAGCGGTCAGCAAGATTTTCAGCGACTGCAACTATTGGTCGACCAGACAGCCAGCACTCGAGATAGCTTTAGACTTAGCCGCCAGCTGAGAGAGCTTGCCCAGCAGCATAAACGTGGTCGCGATATTAGCTCTGCCTGGCAGCAATGGCATGCAGCGCTGTTAAAAACCCAGGCACTGACCGACAGCCGTCGTCAGACTATTCCCGCTTTTACCTATCCTGAGCTTCCGGTGAGTGCCCGCGCCGATGAAATTGCCGAGCTACTCAATAAACATCAAGTGATTGTGGTGGCTGGCGAAACCGGTTCAGGTAAAACCACCCAGATACCGAAAATTTGTCTGCAAGCTGGGCGCGGTGTCAGAGGCCTAATTGGCCACACCCAGCCCCGGCGGATTGCCGCCCGCACCGTCGCCACACGTATTGCTGAAGAGCTCAAGGTCAAAATCGGCGAAGCAGTGGGCTATCAGGTGCGCTTCTCCGATCAGAGCTCGCCCAACAGCTTGATCAAGCTGATGACCGACGGCATTTTGTTAGCCGAAATTCAGCGCGATCACTTTCTCAGCGCTTACGACACCCTGATTATTGACGAGGCCCATGAGCGCAGCCTGAATATTGATTTCCTGCTCGGCTACCTGAAAAATCTGCTGCCCCAGCGTCCGGATCTAAAAATCATCATCACCTCGGCGACCATTGATGTCGCCAAGTTTTCCAAACATTTTAACGACGCCCCTGTGGTTGAAGTCTCGGGGCGCAGCTTTCCGGTGGAGATTATCTACAATCACCCGGACGACGTGGATACGGATCGCGATCAGATGATCGTCGATTGTTTGCAGGATATTCACAGCAATCAAAAGGCCGGTGATGTACTGATTTTTCTCAGTGGCGAGCGGGAGATCCGCGAAGTGAACCTGGCGATCAAGCGCGTCCAATTACCCAATACCGAAGTGGTGCCGCTCTATGCTAGGTTGAGTCTCGCAGAGCAGAGCAAGATCTTTTCGCCTCACCGTGGACGGCGCATCGTACTCAGTACCAATGTCGCGGAAACCTCTCTTACAGTGCCCGGGATTCGCTATGTAATCGACACCGGCAGGGCGCGAGTGTCACGCTATAGTTTCCGTACCAAGGTCCAGCGACTGCCCATTGAGGCGATCTCACAGGCCAGTGCCAATCAGCGTGCTGGACGCTGTGGTCGAGTTGCCGATGGAGTCTGTTATCGACTCTATTCCGAAGAAGACTTCCAGGGCCGTCCGGCTTTTACCGATCCGGAAATAATACGCACCAATCTGGCCGCGGTAATCTTGCAAATGCTGCATCTGCGTATTGGTGATATCCGTAACTTCCCCTTTGTTGACCCCCCAGACCAACGCATGATCAGCGATGGTTTTAAACTACTGGAAGAGCTGCAAGCAGTCACCGAAGACAACAAGTTGAGCAGGCTCGGCAAACGTCTGGTGAATATTCCACTGGACCCGCGTTTTGCTCGCATGCTGTTAGAGAGTGCCAATAATGGCTGTCTCGCAGAAGTGATGATTATCACCACTGGACTCAGCATTCAGGATCCGCGAGAGCGACCCGCGGACAAGCAACAGGCCGCTGATCAGAGTCATAAAAAATGGCAGGAGCCCAACTCCGACTTTGTTTCGCTGCTCAATTTGTGGCGCCACTTTGAAGAGCAGCGCCAGCAGCTGTCGGGTAATCAATACAGCCGTTACTGTAAGAGCAATCATGTCTCCTATTCACGGATGCGAGAATGGCGCGATTTGCATCATCAGGTTCACACCGCCTGCCGTGGACTTAAATTGACGTCCAATACGGTGCCTGCGGAGCAGGATGCTATCCATCGCTCGATTCTTTCAGGACTGTTGGGGCAGGTGGGTATTCTCCAGGACAAATGGGAATATCTAGGTACCCGCAATCGCAAATTTTTTATCTTCCCCGGTTCCGGGTTAAGCAAAAAACCACCGAAATGGTTGATGGCTGGCTCGCTGATGGAAACCACCAAACAGTTCGCCCTAACCGTTGCCAAAATCGACTCAGACTGGCTCGAGCCACTTGCCGCCCATTTGGTAAAAAAGAGCTACAGCGAACCTTTCTACAATAAAAAATCCGGTCAGGTTATGGCCAAAGAACGCCAGACATTGTTTGGCCTGAGCATTGTTGAAAACAAAAACCGTGTCTACGGTCAGGTCGCACCTCAGGACGCGCGGAAAGTCTTTGTCCAGCAGGCGCTGGTGGAAGAGGGTTATCGCGGCAAGGGCGAGTTCTACAAGCATAACCACAAGTTGGTGGAAGAGCTGCAAGCTTTGGAAGATCGCTTCCGCCGTCGAGATCTGCTGGTCGAGCAGCAGGCCATATTCGATTTCTACGATCAGCTGGTCCCCGAGGGCATCTACAACCTTGCAGCCTTTGAAAAATGGCGCAAGCAAGCCGAGGCCAAAACGCCCAAATTATTGCTTATAGATAAAGAGTATCTATTGCTTCGCGGACTGTCTCAGGATGAACAGGCGCAGTTCCCGGAAACCATTAGCTGTGATGGTATTCCCTACCAGCTGCGCTATCACTTTCAGCCCGGCCATGCAGAGGATGGCGTCAGCGCCGTGGTGCCATTGGCGCTATTGCATCAACTGCCAAGGTACTTCTTTGAATGGCTGGTTCCAGGCATGCTACGGGACAAATGTATAGCCCTGATTAAAAGCCTACCGAAACAGACACGCCGACAGTTTGTACCTGTGCCCGATCATGTGGATATTTTTCTCCGCAAAGCCAAGCCCCAGGACCGACCTCTTACTGAGGTACTTGCAGAGCATTTACGCAGTGTTAGTGGGGTGGTTATTGCGCCGGAACAATGGCGTCAAGATAGCCTCGACAGCTGGTATCAGATGAACTTTGTCCTAGAGGACGAGCATGGTGCCACGATTGCCATGGCCCGCAGTCTAGAGCAACTGCAACGGGACTTTAAGCAACAAATTAGTCAGGGTTTGGAGAAGGCCGCTGATCAGAGCTCGTCGCGACAGGGCATCACCGAATGGGACTTTGATAAGCTGCCAGAAGAGGTGGCACTACAGCATGGCAAGATCAGTATTAAAGCTTGGCCAGCGCTGCGTGACTGCGGCGACTCTGTATCCCTCGAAGTGATGGACAATCCCTTGCAAGCGGAAAAGATCAGTCGCCAGGGGCAGCTGCGACTGGCGCTGCTGCGAGGTCGTGAGCAGGTTAAATACCTAGAGAAGCACCTGTTGCGCGGCAAAGATCTTGCACTGAAGGCGGCAAATGTCGGTGCCCGTCAGCGCTTAATTGAGGCGTTGATCAGTGCCAGTTTTCAACAGGCTCTATTCGTGGATCAGAAAGTTGTCAGAGATCAACGGCAGTTTGATCAGGCCTTCGCAAAGGGTATCAGCCAAGTCGTCGGACTGGCTCAAGACTATGCGGCGTCGATTGAATCACTGTTGCCACGATTGCATGATCTGCAAAAGCAACTGCGAACTATGGGCTTGCCGGCTATTTACGCCGCTGACGATATTCGCAATCAGCTCGATTGGCTGTTTGCCTCCGAGACGCTGAGCAGCGTCACCGATGAAACGATCAGCCAGTACCCGCGCTATATTAAAGCGATTCAGGTGCGAGTCGAAAAGCTGACTGTCCAGCAGAGTAAAGATCGTCAGCATATAGCCGAGATCAGTGATGTATTGAGCGGATGCCGGGAGGCCTTGGTTGAAGATCAGCCGCTTTCAAGCGATCTTGAAGCCGCTTTGCTCGACTATTGCTGGCTGGTCGAAGAGTACCGGGTGTCGCTGTTTGCCCAGCAATTAAAGACCAAAGTGCCAGTCTCATTGAAGCGTTTAAACAAGCGCTGGGCCGAGATTGATGAGCAGCTGCGGCGCTTCCGCGTTCAGGCCGGCTAGCCTGCCTTTTAGGCAGTGCTATTTAGATAATCGCTCTTAAATAATTGTTCTGTAGTGAAACTTCTTTGCTACTGTTAGGTCAGAATAGCATCTCAATTCGGTCTTGAACTGGGATACAAGGAAAAACGATCTGGCAGCATTGCCATCACAAGGAGAAAGTCGAATGAATAAACAAAAAACCAATCCACTTGTCACGGCTATTGGCTCAGCTTTTGTCGCTGCCACAGCACTCTCAGCTGTCGCACTATCCTCATCAACCTTTGCCGCGGAAAACCCTTTTCAGGCGGATCAACTGCGATCTGGCTACAATCTAGCTGCCGGCGCTGAAGGCAAATGCGGGGAAGGCAAGTGCGGAGAAGACAAGGTCAAGGCCCATTCTGAAGGAAAATGTGGTGAAGGTAAGTGCGGAGAAGATAAAGCCAAATCTGAAGGCAAATGTGGCGAAGGCAAGTGCGGAGAAGATAAAGCCGAATCTGAAGGCAAATGCGGCGAAGGCAAGTGCGGTGAAGACAAGGCCAAAACCGAAGGCAAGTGCGGTGAAGGAAAATGTGGCGGAGCGGCCTAATGCACTTGTTGCCGCAGCTATTGGTTAGCGTTGACACTTGTTATAAGTCGAACGTTTAGCTAATGACCTATCAGTACCCTGTTCAGGGGGCGGGCCTTGGGTTGCGGCGCTCGCTTTGCCAACCTCTCTCCCCAGTGTCTCTTGAACAGGTACAGTTTATGGAGGTGGCGCCAGAAAACTGGATTAATGTCGGTGGTCGCTATGGCGCAGCTCTGCGCAGTTACACTGAAAAATTCCCCTTTGTTATGCATGGACTCTCGCTCTCTATAGGCTCACCTTCAGGGCTTGACTGGGATCTTCTGCGCTCTATCAAAGCCTTTATGTCCGAGCACTCAATACGCTGTTACAGCGAGCACCTCAGCTACTGCAGCGACAGCGGTCATCTCTATGATCTAATGCCGATTCCCTTTACTGAAGAAGCCGTCGACTATGTGGCCGAGCGAATTGTTCAGATTCAGGATTTTCTCGGCCAGCGTATCGCCATGGAAAACGTCTCCTATTACGCTGCCCCGCAACAGGAGATGTCAGAGATTGAATTTCTCAATGCAGTATTAAACAAAGCCGACTGCAATTTGCTACTCGACGTGAATAATATTTTCGTCAACAGCATTAACCACAGTTATGACCCCTATGAATTCTTAAAGGCTCTGCCCGGTGAGCGCATTGCCTACGGCCATATTGCCGGTCATTATAAAGAAGCCGAAGACCTCCGCGTCGACACCCATGGCGCCGATGTTATAGATTCCGTGTGGCAATTGTTGGATGCCGCCTACAATGAGTTTGGGGTCTTTCCAACCCTGCTAGAGCGGGACTTTAATATGCCCCCGGTTGATGAACTGCTTTTGGAAGTGGACCAGATAAGGGAGTATCAGCGGAAGTACGAAAACCCAGAGCAGGGCGACCTAAAATCAATGCGCAATGATATTCAACTGGCAAAGGTATGAGGAAAGACCTCCAGGTTGCGTCTCAGCCTGCCTTTCAGCGCGCGCAGTTTGAACTGGCCGCACATATCAGAAACCCTCAGTCTAATCCGGCCCCTGAGGGCATCGAAGATCGCCGTTTGGAAATCTACAGAAGCTTGTTTTTTAATAATATCGAAGCCTTTATTGCCAATGGTTTCCCAATTCTTAAATCCATCACTGACCCTGAGCGATGGACTGCAATGGTCCGTGACTTCGTACATCGCCACCAAAGTCACAGCCCCTACTTTTTGGATATCGGGGCCGAGTTTTTGCACTATCTCGAAAGCGAACGCATCACTCAGCCACAGGACCCCGTGTTTATGTTGCAATTGGCGCATTACGAGTGGGTAGAGTTAGCCCTAGATGTGTCAGTCATAGACTTTCCGGAAGTGCGAAAAGAGGGGGATTTACTTGAGAATCAGCCGGTGATCTCGCCGCTGGCTTGGGTGATGAGCTACCATTACCCAGTTCACCTGATTGGGCCTGGTTTTCAGCCAACTGAAGCATCCGCTGATACCACCCAAATCGTTATTTATCGTGACCGTCAGATGCAGGTTGGGTTTATGGAGATCAATCAAACCACTTATCGACTACTGCAGATTCTAGACCAAAATAGGCTTACCGGCAGGGCCGCTTTAGTTCAATTAGCCGCTGAGCTTGGGTATTCCAATCCTGCTGCCATACTTGAATTCGGTGCCGATCTTCTTTCACAACTGCGCAGCAAAGATATAATCTGCGGAATATATTAATTATTCGTGTTGAGAGTGCTTCTGCAGTGTACGGCAAGCAAATAGGGCAGTAAGATAGCACTATTTGCGAACGGATAATTTACCAGTACCCATGAAGCTTTTGCCCTTCTCCACTTTCTCACAGTCGGCCGTGAAATTGCTGACGACAATCATATTAGCACTGACCTTGTTCAGCTCATCGCTCTATGCTGAAGAAGTAGATCCCCTCGAGAGTATCAATCGCAATATGTTTTATTTCAATGAGCGCCTTGATCACTATGCATTGCGGCCAATTGCTGTTGCCTACAGCGATGTTATGCCCAACCCATTAGAGCGCGGCATTGATAACTTCTTTAGCAATCTCAATGAGATTACCAATGTAGCCAATGATTTGCTGCAGGGGAAGTTTAAGCAAGCGGGTCATGACGGCGGCCGTTTTCTGATTAACTCGACAATCGGTATGGCGGGTCTCTTTGATGTCGCCGAACGCGCAGGTCTTAGCGAGAGCGATGGCGAAGATTTTGGCCAGACCTTGGCAGTCTGGGGAGTAGGGGAAGGTCCCTACCTGATGCTACCTTTGATGGGTCCCTCGACATTGCGCGACGCGCCGAGTAAATTTGTCGATAGTTTTACCGATCCATTCTCCTATTCAGATGATGTCAGAACTAAAAACTCCGTAAGAGCAGTGGACCTGTTAAATACTAGAGTTAGCTTTTTGGGGCTGGATGAAATGTCCTCTGGAGACAAATATCTGTTTGTTCGAGATGTCTACTTGCAGCGCACCAGGTATCTGGTTAACGATGGCGCAATAGAAGATGATTTTGGCGACTTTGATGATTTTGACGATTACTAAATAGAGAGACAGTTGGCTTAGCGTTAATGTTTAACTATGAGCCTTAAACGACCACCTGCGAAAGCCGTATTAGCGATGAAAGCACCGTCAGATCTGATTTTTTTTCTTGGCGATAAAGAACCCAGCATTCAAGGGGCAAGTAACAGTCTGCAGTTGCTGATTGCTCAGTCGACTGCGCTGCAAAATATCGAGGCTATACGCGCTCGATGTCAGGACCCACTGCTACAGCCGCTGCTAGTTAGTGCAGATCAACTTGCTATTGAAAGTGACAGTCAGCGCGAGTACCTCAAGGCTCTAGCAGCCGAATTTCTCGTTATCATCCTGCTGGGTCCCGATCAAAGTCATCGCGTCGCTGAATACTTTCGTCTCGGCGTGGCCGATGTCGCCTTTCCTCATAGCAGTGACAAAGAACTCGCAGCCATTCTTGAGCGAGTTGATAGTCTCGCTGATTCTCGTGATCAGAAACGCCTCTATCGCAGAGAGTTAGAAAAGACTAATCAAAATTTACAGGAGAGTTTGCACCTATTGAAGCAAGACCAGATGGCTGGCCTCGAAGTGCAAAAAAGTCTGATGCCAGAGAGTCCGCTTAAATTTGGCGACTATGAAATTTCTCACTCCATAACACCCTCACTCTATTTAAGCGGCGACTTTGTCGGTTACAACTTTGTCCTCGGTCGCTATCTGCTGTTTTACTTTGCCGATGTCTCGGGGCATGGCTCCTCATCGGCTTTTGTGACGGTTTTACTACGCTTTATGATTGGTCGAGTGATACGCAAGCATCAGGTGCAAAAAGACTACGCGGCGCTAGCTCAGGCCCCTGAAGGCTTAGTGGAATCAATTAACAGTCAGCTGCTGGCCACCGGTCTCGGCAAACACCTAACCATTGTTGCTGGATCATTGGATACCGAAACCAGAAAGCTGCGCTATGTGATTGGCGCCCAGCAACCTGCACCGATTTTAATCAGTGATGGTCAGGCGCGATTCCTCCCTGGAAAGGGCAAGCCCGCAGGCATTTTTGAGGGGGCGACCTGGGTGGTTGAAGAGGTTGCTCTGCCTGAGTCTTTCGCTCTGGTGCTGTTGTCTGACGGTGTTTTTGATCTGCTCTCAGATAAAGAGATTGTCGATAAAGAGAAAACTCTATTGAAGTATCTCAGGACTAGCTCAGAGAGCCTGGATAAACTTAAAGATGCACTGTTTATAGGTGATATTGAAGATCCCCAAGACGATATATCCGTTCTACTGTTGACCAGAGGAATGTAGCTTGAGCGCAGGAAAAATTTTCGTTTCTGATGAAGAGGGCAACTATCTCATCAAGTTTGTTGGTGATGTTAGGGTCACTCTCTGCGGCTCGCTAAATCACTATATGGAAGCTATTTTTGGCAGCCACGACGTTAAGAACGTAGTGGTGGATATGCTCGAGGCGGAAGGACTGGACAGCACGACGTTGGGACTGCTGGCCAAGCTTGGGCTGCACTGCCGCAAACAATATGGCATAGATGTGCAGGTCTTCTGTCAGAACCCGAGTATCTTGCGCACATTAGACTGTATGGGCTTTGATGAGCTGTTTGATATTATTCAGCAAGTTCCGGAGATCAGCGCTAACCTACAAAGCATCACCTCGGTTAATTCTGAAGTGGATGAGATCCGCAAGCAGGTTTTGGAGGCGCACAAATTATTGGTACAACTCAACCCGAAAAATAGCTCAGAGTTTATCGATCTGATCCGCGCCCTAGAGTCAGGGGACTAACTGTGCTGCAACAGCAATTTTAAGTCATCTAGGTGCTAGCTATCTCTGGCGGATATTTTGCACTGGATAAACTCACTGTGACGCAGATGCAACAGATCAGCCACTCGGCGAATAATGCCTTCCTCATGCTTATCCAAATGGCCGTCAGCAAAAGCTACGCGCCACATTGCTGTCATTAAGTTGAGTTTTTTCTCATGACTGTAGTGCGCGTTGATCTCCTTGGTGAACTGATACAGTGACGTCGCATCAGCAACCTCATCCCGAGAGAGCAGCACCAGTTCATCAACCTGATCAGAACTCAGTTCTAACATCTGGGCAAGCGTCGCGCTGATCGACTGCAGTTCATCTTCGGCCAGATTGCCATCGATAACCATCACTTCAATTAGCAGCGCCGCTGTTGACAGCTGCTCAGCGCTGATTGAGCTGTCTTCCGCATCAACTACATTCTTGGCAAAGAATGCCTTAATTTTATTAATCATTAGTTTAGGTCTTTTAACCAAGTTTCAAGTTTAATCTGATCCGCAACGAATCCACGGATACCCTCAGCCAGCTTCTCGGTGGCCATGGCATCTTGATTGAGCTCAAAACGGAAACCGCTCTCGCCGTTAAGTTGGTAATGAATCTTCGAACCTGTGTCCGCTGGGTCAAGTCTGCGCTCCAGAGTACCGTAGTCATCGTCAAGGGCTTGCAGCAGCTGTGGGCTAATAGTCAGTCGGTCGCAGCCGGCCAGCTCGGTAATCTCATCAGTATTTCTAAAGCTCGCACCCATGACTACGGTGTTGTAACCAGTCTGCTTGTAATAGTTGTAAATTCGCGTCACTGACTGCACGCCAGGATCATCTGCAGGCTCATATTCAGTGAGCCCAGTAGAGATTTTGTACCAATCGAGAATACGGCCGACAAAAGGCGATATCAAAAATGCGCCAGCATCAGCGGCAGCCACCGCCTGAGTAAAGTTAAATAGCAATGTCAGGTTGCAGTTAATACCCTCCTTTTCCAGGGTTTCCGCAGCGCGAATACCTTCCCAAGTGGAGGCCATCTTAATCAGTACCCGCTCGCGGCCAATACCTGCCTGCTCATAGAGATTGATCAGGTGGCGCGCTTTGGCAATAGAGGCGGAAGTATCAAAGGAGAGGCGTGCATCCACTTCAGTGGAGACACGACCGGGAATCTGTTCGAGAATTTTTTCACCAAATCCCACTGCCAATCGGTCCATGCAATCGGTTAGCTGATCATTGCTCGACTGTCGACCGTTCATAGTAGCCTCTACTATAGAGTCAACCAGGCCGCGATAGGCCGGCATCTGTGCCGCTTTCAGCAGTAGCGAGGGATTGGTTGTTGCGTCTTCAGGAGAATACTGGGCAATAGCATCAAAATCGCCAGTGTCGGCAACCACAGTGGTCATCTCTTTAAGTTGGGCTAGCTTGCTTTTTGTATTGCTCATTAATCCTAATCTCCAGATGTCTTCTGTAATGCGGTAGTTAAAACCTCAATTGTCGCAGAGGGTTTATGCGCGTTCTCGCTAATGTGACGTCGGTATTGCCGGGCGCCCGGCATACCGTGAAACAGACCCAATATATGCCGGGTCATGGCGCTTAATTTAGTACCATTGCTGAGCTCATTATCGGCATATTGTAGAAACTCTTCAGCGATTTGTCGCCGGGTTTTCACTGCATGAGTGGCGCCATAGATATCTTGATCTACACTGGCCAGCAAGTATGGATTAGTATAGGCCTCACGCCCAACCATAACGCCATCTAAGTGCTGTAAATGCGCATGAGATTGCTCAAGGGTGGTGACACCACCATTAATAATAATCTCTAAGTGCGGAAAATCTTTTTTCAACTGATAGACCCGATCATAGTTCAGTTCAGGGATCTCTCGATTCTGTTTTGGACTCAGGCCCTTTAGCCACGCCTTGCGCGCATGGACCAGAAATACCTCGCAGCCACTCTCGGCAACCCGGCCGACAAAGTCACGTAAAAAATCATAGGAATCATAATCATCCACACCAATACGGTGCTTGACCGTAATCGGTAAATCCACCGCCTCACGCATTGCGGCGATACAGTTAGCGGTGATCTCGGCATCTTTCATCATCACCGCGCCAAACATACCGTTTTGCACGCGGTCACTGGGACAGCCACAGTTTAGATTGATCTCAGCGTAGTCATACTGCGCAGCCATTTTACAGGCCGTCGCCAAATCTGCGGGATTGCTGCCACCTAGTTGCAGCGCTACAGGATGTTCGAAAGCATCCATCTGCAGATGGTAGTCGCTGTCGCCGTGAATTATTGCACCAGTGGTTAGCATCTCTGTATAGAGCATTGTGTGCTGACTAATTAGCCGCAAAAAGTAGCGGCAGTGACGATCAGTCCAGTCGAGCATTGGGGCTACACAGAATTTACGGTCAATCATAGGGAGACTGGTTGTTGTTTTGAGGGCCCTAATTTTACACACTTTTAGTCTTCGATGCGCTGTTGGAAATGAGGCAGGGCTAAGGTTTCTAGAGAGGGCCGGCGAGCTGCAA is part of the SAR92 clade bacterium H455 genome and encodes:
- the dusA gene encoding tRNA dihydrouridine(20/20a) synthase DusA, with protein sequence MIDRKFCVAPMLDWTDRHCRYFLRLISQHTMLYTEMLTTGAIIHGDSDYHLQMDAFEHPVALQLGGSNPADLATACKMAAQYDYAEINLNCGCPSDRVQNGMFGAVMMKDAEITANCIAAMREAVDLPITVKHRIGVDDYDSYDFLRDFVGRVAESGCEVFLVHARKAWLKGLSPKQNREIPELNYDRVYQLKKDFPHLEIIINGGVTTLEQSHAHLQHLDGVMVGREAYTNPYLLASVDQDIYGATHAVKTRRQIAEEFLQYADNELSNGTKLSAMTRHILGLFHGMPGARQYRRHISENAHKPSATIEVLTTALQKTSGD